A single genomic interval of Fibrobacter sp. UWR4 harbors:
- a CDS encoding putative toxin-antitoxin system toxin component, PIN family, producing the protein MVYAVIDTNVIVSAALSKNPEISIPSKVVEFALDGLFVPLFNETIVREYQEVLSRPKFNLDEEKRNTLIQEFLKCGINVDAPQSGVVLPDPKDIVFYDVALACRDKDASLVTGNTKHFPGVPFAVTPREFLEILAKEYL; encoded by the coding sequence ATGGTGTATGCAGTCATTGATACCAATGTGATTGTTTCTGCGGCCTTATCCAAAAATCCTGAAATTTCAATTCCTTCTAAAGTTGTAGAATTTGCTCTTGATGGACTTTTCGTTCCTTTATTCAACGAAACGATTGTCCGCGAGTATCAAGAAGTACTTTCCCGACCGAAGTTTAATTTGGATGAGGAAAAACGAAACACCTTGATTCAGGAATTTCTGAAATGTGGCATAAACGTTGACGCGCCCCAAAGTGGTGTTGTACTTCCGGATCCAAAAGACATTGTGTTCTATGATGTTGCTCTTGCTTGCCGTGACAAGGATGCGTCGCTTGTAACGGGGAATACCAAACATTTTCCTGGAGTTCCGTTCGCCGTAACACCTCGGGAATTTTTAGAAATTCTTGCAAAGGAGTACCTGTGA
- a CDS encoding RNA methyltransferase, with product MAFDNNRGFGRRPQPKFRVREDNEFRPQNREGSENREGFRPQNSTGSFRPKPRFEQKPQDVSRALQDGVVPAVGDADAAPQVAVGGIKEVTELLTKSPMQVHRVLFMHQSGNPKLYELQKLAKRAHVHVQQVDSKILNSYATPNHGVVALMNEKELLIWEDVREEFFQAVDKGERKLIAVATNIEDPRNLGACIRSSLALGVDILLLPAKGMCGITPSVARTSAGALEKMRICRPNNLEAAVGELKMAGYQILGLDADTETNLADFKFSDQAVIAVGGEDVGLPPFIKKQCDAILRIPMMPEAHSYNASVALSLGLYEYARLRIK from the coding sequence ATGGCTTTTGACAACAATAGAGGATTTGGTCGCAGACCGCAGCCGAAGTTCCGCGTCCGTGAAGACAACGAATTCCGTCCCCAGAATCGTGAAGGCTCTGAAAACCGCGAAGGTTTCCGCCCGCAGAACTCCACAGGTTCCTTCCGTCCCAAGCCCCGCTTTGAACAGAAGCCTCAGGACGTTTCCCGCGCTCTTCAGGATGGCGTGGTCCCCGCAGTGGGTGACGCCGACGCCGCCCCGCAGGTAGCCGTAGGCGGCATCAAGGAAGTGACCGAACTTCTTACCAAGAGCCCCATGCAGGTTCACCGCGTGCTGTTCATGCACCAGTCCGGAAACCCCAAGCTCTATGAACTGCAGAAGCTGGCCAAGCGTGCCCACGTACATGTCCAGCAGGTAGACTCCAAGATCCTGAACAGCTACGCCACGCCTAACCACGGTGTGGTGGCCCTCATGAACGAAAAGGAACTGCTGATCTGGGAAGATGTCCGCGAGGAATTCTTCCAGGCTGTAGACAAGGGCGAACGTAAGCTTATCGCAGTTGCAACCAATATTGAAGACCCCCGCAACCTGGGCGCTTGCATCCGTAGCTCTCTGGCCCTGGGCGTGGACATCCTGCTGCTTCCCGCCAAGGGAATGTGCGGCATTACTCCCAGCGTGGCACGTACCTCTGCCGGCGCCCTGGAAAAGATGCGTATCTGCCGCCCCAACAATCTGGAAGCCGCTGTAGGCGAACTGAAAATGGCCGGATACCAGATTCTCGGTCTGGATGCAGATACCGAAACCAATCTGGCGGACTTCAAGTTCAGCGACCAGGCTGTTATCGCCGTCGGTGGCGAAGACGTGGGCCTCCCGCCCTTCATCAAGAAGCAGTGCGACGCCATTCTCCGCATCCCCATGATGCCCGAAGCACACTCCTACAACGCATCCGTAGCCCTGTCCCTCGGTCTGTACGAATACGCTAGACTCCGTATAAAGTAA
- the thrS gene encoding threonine--tRNA ligase, translating into MSQINLTMPDGSVRTVESGTTGLEVAKSISEGLARKALGVKLGDKVLDLSRPLTEDGAFKIITPNNDDPDCLMLLRHSCSHVMAEAICDLFPGTKLAYGPAVEKGFYYDLMTPTPLQQSDFEKIEKRMKEIIKEDRPFTRVVVSGEEGLKRTAGDKYKTDNAERALAREGADGTLSFYANGEPGKNWEDLCAGPHVPSTGKLKSFKLLSLAGAYWHGDQNSDQLTRVYGTCFADKEGLETYLKFLEEAEKRDHRRIGKEMDLYHIEDHSPGMVFWHPNGTKMVNALKDYIRGKIDRRGYLEVITPEIVNKTLWIKSGHADKYNENMFKTMAGDVEMAVKPMNCPCHIQIFNTGLRSWRDLPMRLAEFGKCHRYEPAGTMHGLMRVRGFVQDDAHIFCTEEQIASEVADFCALVKEIYHDFGFDSIVVKFSTRPERRVGSDELWDKAEAALEEATKLAGLDYILNPGEGAFYGPKLEFTLKDSLGRDWQCGTIQVDFNLPQRLGAEYVGKDNQKHIPVMLHRAAVGSIERFLGILIEEFMGDFPLWLAPVQARVLPISEKFAEYAHKVERELVNAGVRCDIDESNEKLGYKFRQCELQKIPYKIIVGEKEMNEGLVSINKRKEGDKGSMTVADFLKMTADDRKVVR; encoded by the coding sequence ATGTCTCAAATCAACCTCACCATGCCCGATGGCAGCGTACGTACCGTTGAATCTGGCACCACCGGCCTCGAAGTAGCAAAGAGCATTTCTGAAGGACTCGCACGCAAGGCTCTCGGCGTAAAGCTGGGCGACAAGGTCCTGGACCTCTCCCGCCCCCTGACCGAAGACGGCGCTTTCAAGATCATCACTCCGAACAATGACGATCCGGATTGCTTGATGCTGCTCCGCCACTCCTGCAGCCACGTGATGGCAGAAGCTATCTGCGACCTCTTCCCGGGCACCAAGCTGGCTTACGGGCCCGCAGTCGAAAAGGGTTTCTACTACGATTTGATGACACCGACCCCGCTTCAGCAGTCCGATTTCGAAAAGATCGAAAAGCGCATGAAGGAAATCATCAAGGAAGACCGCCCCTTCACTCGCGTGGTTGTTTCCGGTGAAGAAGGCCTAAAGCGCACCGCTGGCGACAAGTACAAGACCGACAACGCCGAACGCGCTCTGGCTCGCGAAGGCGCCGACGGCACCCTGAGTTTCTATGCAAACGGCGAACCGGGCAAGAACTGGGAAGACCTCTGTGCAGGTCCTCACGTTCCCAGCACTGGCAAGCTGAAGTCCTTCAAGTTGCTCTCCCTCGCAGGTGCATACTGGCACGGCGACCAGAACAGCGACCAGCTGACCCGCGTGTACGGCACCTGCTTTGCCGACAAGGAAGGTCTGGAAACTTATTTGAAGTTCCTTGAAGAAGCTGAAAAGCGCGATCACCGCCGCATCGGTAAGGAAATGGATCTGTACCACATCGAAGACCATTCTCCTGGCATGGTGTTCTGGCACCCCAACGGCACCAAGATGGTGAACGCCCTCAAGGACTACATCCGTGGTAAGATCGACCGTCGCGGTTACCTGGAAGTGATTACTCCGGAAATCGTGAACAAGACTTTGTGGATCAAGTCCGGCCACGCCGACAAGTACAACGAAAACATGTTCAAGACCATGGCTGGCGACGTTGAAATGGCAGTGAAGCCCATGAACTGTCCCTGCCACATTCAGATCTTCAACACCGGCCTCCGTAGCTGGCGTGATCTCCCCATGCGTCTTGCTGAATTCGGTAAGTGCCACCGTTACGAACCTGCCGGTACCATGCACGGTTTGATGCGTGTCCGCGGCTTCGTTCAGGATGACGCTCACATCTTCTGTACCGAAGAACAGATCGCTTCCGAAGTGGCTGACTTCTGCGCTCTCGTGAAGGAAATCTATCACGACTTCGGTTTCGATTCCATCGTGGTGAAGTTCTCTACCCGTCCGGAACGCCGCGTGGGTTCTGACGAACTTTGGGACAAGGCTGAAGCCGCTCTCGAAGAAGCTACAAAGCTTGCTGGCCTCGACTACATCTTGAACCCGGGCGAAGGCGCCTTCTACGGCCCGAAGCTTGAATTCACCCTGAAGGATTCCCTCGGCCGTGATTGGCAGTGCGGTACCATCCAGGTGGACTTCAACCTGCCCCAGCGCCTTGGTGCTGAATATGTGGGTAAGGACAACCAGAAGCACATCCCCGTTATGCTGCACCGCGCAGCCGTGGGTTCCATCGAACGATTCCTCGGTATTCTTATTGAAGAATTCATGGGCGATTTCCCGCTGTGGCTCGCTCCGGTCCAGGCACGCGTCCTCCCCATTTCCGAAAAGTTCGCTGAATACGCCCACAAGGTGGAACGCGAACTGGTGAACGCCGGCGTCCGCTGCGACATCGACGAATCCAACGAAAAGCTTGGCTACAAGTTCCGTCAGTGCGAACTCCAGAAGATCCCGTACAAGATCATCGTTGGCGAGAAGGAAATGAACGAAGGACTTGTCTCTATCAACAAGAGAAAGGAAGGTGATAAGGGCTCTATGACCGTCGCCGACTTCCTCAAAATGACCGCAGACGACCGCAAGGTTGTTCGCTAA
- a CDS encoding transporter substrate-binding domain-containing protein, with amino-acid sequence MKRLLCFVAFLAFYVVSAFAAEESQVVRVGWFDGPYNVKNRERRSGYGYEFQQKIAAYTGWTYEYVEDSWPNLFNMLLDGEIDLLADVSYTEDRVDKILYSALPMGEEEYHAFVREGRLLSSPDKFLSSPGRKFAVNKGSVQKSILENWASKNNLEIKIQESIVSESLNAELLNHGAFDVFVGMESLGRLYKIVPIKKIGFSKTYFAVNKKRPDLLFSLDSAMDIISAENRYYLQQLYERYFSNANSMTFLSDSEKKWLEKHERIRVGYKENFLPYSATDPKTGRANGVLGDFLTNVRDCFRDANVWFETVPYSDIGEAVNDLKQGKLDCVFPLTMSLYEIEKQNLLISNKILDAEMFAVLRQADYDKFTIKDSVRVAFNQGNISYGELLKDRFPHWKVVPFNNVDECLKAVRDKRADVFLINSHRMSRHYRTFLNHGLSAVATGVSMDVAFVMNRENSPLLSIINKAKSFVSDASIESYVFANSMTDSKVSFANILQDHAFLSIGILLLVIVVAVVLLLKSVKMERAAVAAQKAKSDFLSRMSHDIRTPMNIIVGMTEIAQRRGQTPGKILDCLEKISVESVHLQKLINDVLDISAIEAGKLQVRPEEENLYTLLDSIDLSVRGLLDTKPVDYSFEKGQILYPYVKVDGLRLSQILGNLLSNAIKYTPVGGRVNFFVWQEKLSEGKVSLNTRVSDTGIGMSEELMKVMYTEFSRGIDTRVNKIQGTGLGLAIVKQLVDQMKGKIEVESRLNAGTTFIVSIPVEIVNGAAETDETEEPLDVKTVENLRVLVAEDNDLNYEIADELLADFGMIVERAENGVEAVDKFSRMPEGYYQFILMDMQMPRMDGLEATRRIRKLGRADAKTVPIVAMTANAFAEDAQACLDAGMNDHLAKPMDVRAVLETMVRLTKKR; translated from the coding sequence ATGAAGAGATTGTTGTGTTTTGTGGCCTTTTTGGCCTTTTATGTCGTTTCTGCCTTTGCAGCGGAGGAATCCCAGGTTGTTCGCGTGGGATGGTTTGATGGTCCGTATAATGTCAAGAACAGGGAGCGCCGATCCGGCTACGGATATGAATTCCAGCAGAAGATTGCGGCCTATACAGGCTGGACCTATGAGTATGTGGAAGATTCCTGGCCCAACTTGTTCAATATGCTTCTGGATGGCGAAATCGATCTTCTTGCGGATGTGTCCTATACGGAAGACCGCGTGGACAAGATTCTTTACTCCGCCTTGCCTATGGGGGAGGAAGAGTACCATGCTTTTGTGCGTGAAGGCCGCTTGCTTTCCTCTCCGGACAAGTTCCTTTCCTCTCCGGGACGAAAGTTCGCCGTAAATAAGGGCAGTGTTCAGAAAAGCATTCTGGAAAACTGGGCGTCGAAAAATAATTTGGAAATCAAGATTCAGGAATCCATCGTTAGCGAAAGCCTCAATGCGGAATTGCTGAATCATGGTGCCTTTGATGTCTTTGTGGGAATGGAATCCTTGGGGCGCCTGTACAAAATTGTTCCCATAAAGAAGATTGGTTTTTCCAAGACTTACTTTGCCGTGAACAAGAAACGCCCGGATTTGTTGTTCAGCCTTGATTCCGCAATGGATATTATTTCGGCAGAAAATCGTTACTACCTGCAACAACTTTATGAGCGGTATTTTAGTAACGCGAATTCCATGACATTCCTGAGCGATTCCGAAAAGAAATGGCTCGAAAAACACGAGCGGATTAGAGTGGGCTATAAGGAAAATTTCTTGCCCTATTCCGCTACGGATCCCAAGACCGGCCGTGCGAATGGTGTCCTGGGCGATTTCCTTACGAATGTGAGAGATTGTTTCCGTGATGCAAATGTATGGTTCGAAACGGTTCCGTATTCGGATATCGGAGAAGCTGTCAATGACCTGAAGCAGGGGAAGCTTGATTGTGTATTCCCCTTGACCATGAGCTTGTATGAAATTGAGAAACAGAATCTGTTGATTTCCAACAAAATCCTTGACGCAGAAATGTTTGCGGTGCTCCGTCAAGCGGATTACGACAAGTTCACGATCAAGGATTCCGTAAGGGTTGCTTTCAACCAGGGGAATATCAGCTATGGTGAACTTCTGAAGGATCGTTTCCCTCATTGGAAGGTCGTGCCGTTTAATAATGTGGATGAATGCCTAAAGGCAGTTCGGGATAAACGTGCGGATGTTTTCCTGATCAATAGTCATCGAATGAGTCGGCACTATAGAACCTTCCTGAATCATGGTTTGTCTGCTGTCGCTACCGGCGTGAGCATGGATGTTGCCTTTGTGATGAATCGAGAGAATTCGCCTCTTCTTTCCATTATTAACAAGGCGAAAAGTTTTGTTTCCGATGCGTCCATTGAATCTTATGTGTTTGCAAATTCCATGACGGATTCAAAAGTTTCCTTTGCAAATATTTTGCAGGATCACGCCTTCTTATCTATAGGAATTTTGCTCCTGGTTATTGTGGTGGCTGTCGTTCTCCTGCTGAAAAGCGTCAAGATGGAACGGGCCGCAGTCGCCGCACAAAAGGCAAAGTCTGATTTCTTGTCTAGAATGTCTCATGATATCCGCACGCCCATGAACATTATTGTGGGAATGACGGAAATCGCACAACGCAGGGGGCAGACACCCGGCAAGATTCTTGATTGTCTGGAAAAGATCAGCGTGGAATCCGTCCACCTGCAAAAATTGATTAACGATGTCCTGGATATTTCCGCAATTGAGGCTGGCAAGTTGCAGGTCCGCCCTGAAGAGGAAAACCTTTACACCCTTCTGGATTCCATTGACCTTTCCGTAAGGGGGCTTTTGGATACAAAACCGGTGGACTATTCCTTCGAGAAGGGACAAATCCTGTATCCCTATGTGAAGGTGGATGGACTTCGTCTGAGCCAGATTCTTGGAAACCTTCTTTCCAATGCGATTAAGTATACCCCTGTCGGTGGCCGAGTAAATTTCTTTGTATGGCAGGAAAAACTTTCTGAGGGAAAGGTGAGCCTGAATACACGCGTAAGCGATACTGGTATCGGCATGAGTGAAGAATTGATGAAGGTCATGTATACCGAATTCTCGCGGGGAATTGACACCCGTGTGAATAAGATTCAGGGGACAGGTCTTGGTCTTGCAATTGTAAAGCAGTTGGTGGACCAGATGAAGGGAAAAATTGAAGTTGAAAGCCGCTTGAATGCGGGGACGACCTTTATTGTTTCTATCCCTGTGGAAATTGTCAATGGAGCGGCGGAAACTGACGAAACCGAGGAACCTCTGGACGTAAAGACTGTCGAAAATTTGAGGGTTCTTGTTGCTGAAGACAATGACTTGAATTACGAAATCGCCGATGAGCTTCTTGCTGATTTTGGTATGATTGTTGAACGTGCTGAAAATGGCGTGGAGGCTGTGGATAAGTTTTCAAGAATGCCGGAAGGATACTATCAGTTTATTCTGATGGATATGCAGATGCCGAGGATGGATGGCCTTGAAGCTACCCGCAGAATCCGTAAGTTGGGGCGTGCTGATGCGAAGACCGTGCCTATCGTGGCGATGACCGCTAATGCCTTTGCAGAGGATGCACAGGCTTGTCTTGACGCTGGCATGAATGATCATTTGGCCAAGCCGATGGATGTTCGTGCTGTACTTGAAACCATGGTGCGTTTGACAAAGAAACGTTAG
- a CDS encoding acyltransferase family protein, whose translation MSSSRDSTFDVLKGIAIISMVIGHCELPGSWGHFISSFHMPLFFFVSGYFLKSRPVLEEVKLSSKRLLVPYCFTAVFICLGALIEDLEHYTYADGSHTKNTIIAYLLGLRSDFVFDDFGHVGVLWFILALFWSRIIVVSLLRYVKSQNLQLAIVFSLAFVGIFLSREIPAPYCIFQSFGASGFVYVGYLMRKYDFFEQRNLSRCFPFLLMVWFYCLTESYVCMVSVGFGLGYILDMAGAAGAVALLHVVVKNMNNGSFFWRTLNFWGRYSLVVYCVHSVEYALSNWKAFALLNHIPLAHFTLFQVSARMLIAFAFTLLLLKIKPVRQQIFQIG comes from the coding sequence ATGAGCTCTAGTCGTGATAGCACATTTGACGTGTTAAAGGGTATCGCCATCATATCAATGGTGATTGGTCACTGTGAATTGCCTGGCTCCTGGGGGCACTTCATTTCGTCATTCCACATGCCTTTATTCTTCTTTGTGTCGGGTTACTTTTTAAAGTCTCGACCTGTGCTAGAAGAGGTGAAGCTGAGTAGCAAGAGGCTTTTGGTTCCTTACTGTTTTACTGCAGTGTTTATTTGTCTTGGCGCCTTGATCGAAGATTTAGAACATTATACCTACGCCGATGGATCTCATACCAAGAATACAATCATTGCATACCTTCTTGGACTTCGCTCTGATTTTGTCTTTGACGATTTCGGTCACGTTGGTGTACTTTGGTTTATCCTTGCCCTGTTCTGGTCGCGCATTATAGTGGTAAGCCTTTTGCGTTATGTGAAGTCGCAGAACTTGCAGCTTGCGATAGTTTTTAGTCTTGCTTTTGTCGGAATATTTTTGAGTCGTGAAATTCCGGCACCTTATTGCATCTTTCAATCATTTGGGGCTTCAGGCTTTGTTTATGTTGGATATTTGATGCGCAAGTACGATTTCTTTGAACAAAGGAATTTATCGCGATGTTTTCCGTTTCTTTTGATGGTGTGGTTTTATTGCTTGACTGAGTCTTATGTGTGCATGGTTAGCGTCGGTTTTGGCCTTGGGTACATTTTGGATATGGCCGGTGCCGCTGGAGCTGTCGCCCTTTTGCATGTCGTGGTGAAGAACATGAACAATGGTTCGTTCTTTTGGCGAACATTGAATTTCTGGGGCCGCTACAGTTTGGTGGTTTACTGTGTTCACTCAGTAGAATACGCACTATCAAACTGGAAGGCTTTTGCGTTGTTAAATCATATTCCGCTAGCTCATTTTACTTTGTTCCAAGTGAGCGCGAGAATGCTGATTGCATTTGCCTTTACCTTGTTGCTGCTGAAGATAAAACCCGTTAGGCAACAGATTTTTCAAATAG
- a CDS encoding type II toxin-antitoxin system RelB/DinJ family antitoxin: protein MATLQLRVDDELKEKSDKLFQSLGMDTSTAIRVFLKFAVEYNGIPFEVRHKPDLSLERAVADSRNGENLHGPYATAEEAVASMLED from the coding sequence ATGGCTACTTTGCAATTACGTGTGGATGACGAATTGAAGGAGAAATCCGATAAGCTTTTCCAGTCCCTGGGAATGGATACGTCTACCGCTATCCGCGTTTTCTTGAAGTTTGCCGTGGAGTACAACGGTATTCCGTTTGAGGTCCGCCACAAGCCGGACCTTTCCTTGGAACGAGCTGTTGCCGATAGTCGAAATGGTGAAAATCTTCATGGACCGTACGCAACCGCCGAGGAGGCCGTCGCGTCGATGCTGGAGGATTAG
- a CDS encoding 5-formyltetrahydrofolate cyclo-ligase — MEFVILAALFLLVVGSRSFFDPRHKKREGDELINNPWEEIHAIPGYKEARKIAAFYPLVGEPNIMPIVEQLCQEGRLLLPKVTGETTMEFYHIQNLKKDLVKGKFNIMEPREGLEPYTGDFKVFLVPGTKFNFTGERKGHGKGYYDRFLAKYPEAYKAGIATPFQMEKDPLEQKETDIKMNQIIVCRAKD, encoded by the coding sequence ATGGAATTTGTAATACTAGCCGCTCTCTTCCTGTTGGTCGTTGGATCACGATCTTTTTTTGACCCGCGTCATAAAAAACGCGAAGGGGACGAACTCATCAACAATCCCTGGGAAGAAATTCACGCCATACCTGGCTACAAGGAAGCCCGCAAAATTGCGGCATTCTATCCGCTGGTAGGCGAACCCAACATAATGCCCATTGTGGAACAGCTGTGCCAGGAAGGCCGTCTGCTGCTGCCGAAAGTCACCGGCGAAACCACCATGGAATTTTACCATATACAGAATTTGAAAAAAGATTTGGTCAAGGGAAAGTTCAACATCATGGAACCCCGTGAAGGCCTGGAACCTTACACCGGAGACTTCAAGGTATTTCTGGTCCCCGGCACCAAGTTCAACTTCACCGGCGAACGCAAGGGACACGGCAAGGGGTACTACGACCGCTTTCTGGCAAAGTATCCTGAAGCCTACAAGGCAGGTATTGCAACGCCTTTCCAGATGGAAAAGGATCCTCTGGAGCAGAAGGAAACGGACATCAAGATGAACCAGATCATCGTCTGCCGCGCCAAGGACTAA
- a CDS encoding HRDC domain-containing protein, which yields MMQDEKYILVDSEETLANLLLDLKNFDMAAVDTEADSMYHYTARLCLIQITIGEHHYIVDPLCGLDLQPLFKARAMQTLIFHGADYDLRLLWQTYGFAPKYIFDTMLAAKILGEQHLGLADLVREYFGDELKKENQRADWTIRPLPLEMCEYAIHDTFYLHELCAILVEKLQAAGRMNWLTEQCNALIEHAKNPAPPKKDPWRIPGSNVFSPCGLNILKYLWEWREKQAEELDRPPYKVMPSELMLAIVRHAVQIMPEVKLDHLPKLPRNFKDERLDSFVNMLQTAFAVPESDWPERLPKAPPPPVVPNSDLLSVLKQWRDDKAAQLGVEVALLANKAQLIWLAAPGNMPWETRYEEAKLQNWQREIWNEILRENLPTAKRVGDPD from the coding sequence ATGATGCAAGACGAAAAGTACATTCTGGTGGATAGCGAGGAGACACTAGCCAACCTGCTGTTGGACCTGAAGAATTTCGATATGGCCGCGGTGGATACCGAAGCCGACTCCATGTACCATTATACGGCTCGCCTTTGCCTGATCCAGATTACCATTGGAGAGCACCACTACATCGTGGACCCCCTGTGTGGACTGGATTTGCAGCCCTTGTTCAAGGCCCGCGCCATGCAGACCTTGATTTTCCATGGTGCGGATTACGACCTTCGCTTGCTTTGGCAGACCTACGGTTTCGCCCCCAAGTACATTTTCGATACCATGCTGGCAGCAAAGATCCTGGGTGAACAGCACCTGGGCCTTGCCGACTTGGTCCGTGAATATTTCGGCGACGAGTTGAAGAAGGAAAACCAGCGCGCGGATTGGACGATCCGTCCCCTGCCTCTGGAAATGTGCGAATATGCCATTCACGACACCTTCTACCTTCACGAACTGTGCGCCATCCTGGTGGAAAAGCTCCAGGCCGCCGGTCGCATGAACTGGCTTACCGAACAGTGCAACGCCCTGATTGAGCACGCCAAGAACCCGGCCCCTCCCAAGAAGGACCCCTGGCGTATTCCCGGCAGTAACGTTTTCAGCCCCTGCGGACTCAATATCCTAAAATATCTGTGGGAGTGGCGCGAAAAGCAGGCCGAAGAACTGGACCGCCCGCCCTATAAGGTCATGCCTTCCGAACTGATGCTGGCCATCGTGCGCCACGCCGTTCAGATTATGCCGGAAGTCAAGCTGGACCACCTGCCGAAACTGCCCCGCAATTTCAAGGACGAACGTCTGGATTCCTTCGTGAATATGCTGCAGACTGCATTTGCAGTTCCCGAAAGCGACTGGCCGGAACGTCTGCCCAAGGCACCTCCCCCGCCTGTAGTTCCCAATTCCGACCTGCTGTCCGTCCTCAAGCAGTGGCGAGACGACAAGGCCGCACAACTGGGCGTGGAAGTTGCACTTCTTGCCAACAAGGCTCAGCTCATCTGGCTCGCTGCCCCTGGCAACATGCCCTGGGAAACCCGCTATGAAGAAGCCAAGCTGCAGAACTGGCAGCGAGAAATCTGGAATGAAATTCTGAGGGAAAATCTCCCCACGGCAAAACGCGTTGGAGATCCTGACTAA
- a CDS encoding type II toxin-antitoxin system RelB/DinJ family antitoxin, with protein sequence MATTVLQIRMDEDLKNEAADLFDKMGMDLPTAIRVFLKRAVAEKAIPFEVREPRAAYSANRGIAALRALQAQAEANGVAGMSEEDIEAEITAYRSGK encoded by the coding sequence ATGGCAACTACTGTGCTACAGATTCGTATGGATGAAGACCTCAAGAACGAGGCTGCCGATCTTTTTGACAAGATGGGAATGGACCTTCCCACTGCAATCCGCGTTTTCTTAAAGCGAGCTGTGGCTGAAAAGGCTATCCCATTCGAAGTCCGTGAACCCCGCGCTGCCTATTCCGCAAATAGGGGCATTGCTGCCTTGCGAGCCTTGCAGGCTCAAGCCGAAGCTAACGGAGTTGCAGGAATGAGTGAAGAGGATATTGAGGCAGAAATTACAGCTTATCGATCTGGTAAGTAG
- a CDS encoding DUF4423 domain-containing protein — protein MLNIDEIGDYRDLLKNYYAQRKLELPLYSYKMMGQKLGLETSQMFRVLNKELHLPNRSIPLVKDLLDLKGRSGELFEILVAASKTKSQAKKDKLYKMALSLKDVKMRQLNTNELLFLGKWWIPVVRTLIEMNNGSAVVSQLVKQIQPAVSKEQVEEAIRVLKELKLITPLASERYAVGQANFTSSGTTKVTAIRSYQNQLLALAQNALATIEPEQRNISSLMVGVDEECFNDLKEMTLEFRRQVQKRVEEVQKPTKVMQFLFSLFPVAETASDEKKTVGKK, from the coding sequence ATGCTGAATATTGACGAAATTGGTGATTACAGAGACCTTCTAAAGAATTATTACGCCCAGCGCAAGCTGGAGTTGCCTCTGTATTCCTACAAGATGATGGGGCAAAAACTGGGGCTCGAAACCAGCCAGATGTTCCGCGTTTTGAACAAGGAACTCCATCTGCCAAATCGCAGTATTCCCCTGGTAAAGGATTTGCTGGATCTGAAGGGCCGCAGCGGTGAACTGTTCGAAATTCTGGTGGCCGCCTCCAAGACCAAATCCCAGGCTAAAAAAGACAAACTTTACAAGATGGCCCTGTCCCTGAAGGACGTTAAAATGCGCCAGCTCAATACCAACGAGCTGCTGTTTTTGGGCAAGTGGTGGATTCCCGTGGTTCGCACCCTTATCGAAATGAACAACGGCTCTGCGGTGGTTTCCCAGCTGGTCAAGCAAATCCAGCCGGCGGTTTCCAAGGAACAGGTGGAAGAAGCCATCCGTGTGCTTAAGGAACTGAAGTTGATTACACCCCTGGCTTCCGAACGTTATGCTGTGGGGCAGGCGAACTTTACCAGTTCGGGTACTACAAAAGTAACGGCAATTCGCAGCTATCAGAACCAGCTGCTGGCCTTAGCCCAGAATGCTTTAGCTACTATTGAACCTGAACAACGTAATATTTCCTCTTTGATGGTTGGTGTGGATGAGGAGTGCTTTAACGACCTGAAGGAAATGACTCTGGAGTTTCGACGTCAGGTCCAGAAGCGCGTGGAAGAGGTGCAGAAACCGACAAAGGTGATGCAGTTCTTGTTTTCTTTATTCCCGGTGGCTGAAACCGCCAGTGATGAAAAGAAAACGGTGGGAAAAAAGTGA
- a CDS encoding type II toxin-antitoxin system YafQ family toxin, whose amino-acid sequence MYSIVYTNRMKHDAKLMKKRGKDMSKLVAVLNKLAAGEALPESNRDHQLTGSLKDFRECHIEPDWLLMYQIIENQLVLSATATGSHSDLFGK is encoded by the coding sequence GTGTACAGCATCGTCTATACGAACCGCATGAAACATGACGCCAAACTGATGAAAAAGCGTGGCAAGGATATGAGCAAGTTGGTGGCTGTGCTGAATAAATTGGCCGCTGGCGAAGCTCTACCAGAGTCAAATCGCGACCATCAGTTGACAGGTTCCTTAAAGGATTTTCGCGAATGCCATATAGAACCAGATTGGCTTCTGATGTACCAAATCATTGAGAATCAGTTGGTACTCTCCGCCACCGCGACCGGCTCTCATTCGGACCTATTTGGAAAGTGA